Proteins found in one Planctomycetes bacterium MalM25 genomic segment:
- a CDS encoding mce related protein has protein sequence MSSRSQEFRVGVVALALAGVGGLLATVGTGVSLPLGLGPSPYTLKIRTDRAPGVGPNTPIRKDGVVIGRVVSTQFLPEGGVLVTADIQPGSPIYQSDTCRIRPSSLFGDAVISFVYAGDGSPVEKVTADSLVTAAALPDPVEALTSLQVDIGPTIESIGRAAESIEELTTRVNSALGEDFGGDRMISLADEASQALADFQQTMQVMTDTMTQLDKLVSDPALKESLDEVPALLADARSTVNKATNTLDSFGGVVTSAETNLKNLEGFTEPLGERGEELSQLLAESIENLNKTLTDASTFVSAVTDSRGSLNRLLNDPQLYENVANVIYNADVVLRQLNERLKEIRPILHDARVFSDKIAREPGRLIGGAVNRGPGLK, from the coding sequence ATGTCCAGTCGATCCCAAGAGTTTCGCGTCGGCGTCGTCGCGCTCGCGTTGGCGGGCGTTGGCGGTTTGCTGGCGACCGTCGGCACGGGCGTCTCGTTGCCGTTGGGCCTGGGGCCCTCGCCCTACACGCTGAAGATCCGCACCGACCGCGCGCCGGGTGTCGGGCCGAACACGCCGATCCGCAAGGACGGCGTCGTGATCGGACGTGTCGTCTCGACCCAGTTCCTGCCCGAGGGGGGCGTGCTCGTCACGGCGGACATCCAGCCCGGCTCGCCCATCTACCAATCGGACACCTGCCGCATCCGCCCGTCGTCGTTGTTCGGGGACGCCGTCATCAGCTTCGTCTACGCCGGCGATGGCAGCCCGGTCGAGAAGGTCACGGCCGACTCGCTGGTCACCGCCGCCGCGCTGCCCGACCCGGTCGAGGCTCTGACCAGCCTGCAAGTCGATATCGGCCCTACGATCGAGTCGATCGGCCGCGCCGCGGAGTCGATCGAAGAGCTCACCACGCGTGTGAACTCGGCGCTCGGCGAGGACTTCGGCGGCGACCGGATGATCAGCCTCGCGGACGAGGCTTCCCAGGCGTTGGCCGATTTTCAGCAGACCATGCAGGTCATGACCGACACGATGACGCAGCTCGATAAGCTGGTCTCCGACCCGGCGTTGAAGGAGAGCCTCGATGAGGTGCCCGCACTGTTGGCGGACGCTAGGAGCACTGTCAATAAGGCGACGAACACACTCGACTCGTTCGGTGGGGTCGTGACCAGTGCGGAGACCAATCTGAAGAACCTGGAGGGCTTCACCGAACCGCTGGGTGAGCGGGGCGAGGAGCTCTCTCAGCTGCTGGCCGAATCGATCGAGAACCTAAACAAGACGCTCACCGACGCCTCGACGTTCGTCTCCGCGGTGACCGACAGCCGCGGCTCCTTGAACCGGTTGCTGAACGATCCGCAGCTCTACGAGAACGTCGCGAATGTCATCTACAACGCCGACGTGGTGCTGCGGCAGCTCAACGAGCGGCTGAAGGAGATTCGCCCCATCTTGCACGACGCGCGGGTCTTCTCCGATAAGATCGCCCGCGAGCCGGGCCGGTTGATCGGCGGTGCGGTGAATCGTGGCCCCGGCTTGAAGTAG
- a CDS encoding putative ABC transporter ATP-binding protein, which translates to MNEPDDTPIVAVERMSVRFGTQTVLRDLTLRVERGQTLVIIGESGCGKTVLLKSLIGLIEPSKGHVRFNGESLNAMDDRRLTEVRTRYGFVFQQAALFDSSTIAENVMFPLQEHGRMSGDDAYRLAVERLKQVGLPPSVMQKKPAELSGGMRKRVGLARALMMDPEVLLYDEPTTGLDPIMSDVVNELILRTRTPRLGHVPVTSVVVTHDMHSARKLADRIVMLYPVSRLGPGESQILYDGSPEAIENSKDPRVTQFIRGEARDRLEELATV; encoded by the coding sequence GTGAACGAGCCGGACGATACGCCGATCGTCGCCGTCGAGCGGATGAGCGTCCGCTTCGGCACGCAGACCGTGCTGCGCGACCTGACGCTGCGCGTCGAGCGTGGCCAGACGCTGGTCATCATCGGCGAGAGTGGCTGCGGGAAGACCGTGCTGCTGAAATCCCTGATCGGTCTTATCGAGCCGAGCAAGGGGCACGTCCGCTTCAACGGCGAGTCCCTCAACGCGATGGACGACCGCCGGCTCACCGAGGTGCGGACCCGCTACGGTTTCGTCTTCCAGCAGGCGGCCCTCTTTGATTCGTCGACGATCGCCGAGAACGTGATGTTCCCGCTGCAGGAGCACGGCCGCATGAGCGGGGACGATGCCTACCGGCTCGCCGTCGAACGGCTGAAGCAGGTCGGGCTCCCCCCTTCGGTCATGCAGAAGAAGCCCGCGGAGCTGTCGGGCGGCATGCGGAAGCGCGTCGGACTCGCCCGGGCGCTGATGATGGACCCGGAGGTCTTGCTCTACGACGAGCCGACCACCGGCCTCGACCCGATCATGAGCGACGTGGTGAACGAGCTCATCCTGCGGACCCGCACCCCCCGCCTTGGGCACGTGCCGGTCACCAGTGTGGTTGTCACACACGACATGCACAGCGCTCGCAAGCTGGCCGACCGCATCGTGATGCTCTACCCCGTGTCGCGGCTCGGACCGGGCGAGTCGCAGATCCTTTACGACGGTTCGCCCGAGGCGATCGAGAACTCGAAGGACCCACGCGTCACCCAGTTTATCCGCGGCGAAGCCCGCGATCGTTTGGAAGAACTCGCAACCGTTTAG
- the mlaE gene encoding ABC transport permease subunit MlaE has translation MAATPEAKRGLGIADAIASVGERALDAVAEIGAMTLFFGQTLTWLFRRPPGRARMVDSMYRIGVRSLPVIALTGAFIGMVLAVQSYYQFRAFGMESRLGVMINLSMFRELGPVLAATMLAGRIGSAIAAELGTMKVTEQIDALASMGASPIQHLVLPRFLACLTMIPLLTIAAIAMGVIGGAFYCIYVFDVDPYFYLANSRDGTSPWDIAYGVIKSFFFGGAIAIISCYRGFHSGAGAEGVGRAATVAFVQSFVMILVLDLVLSIALDRFYTAVWPQEWRV, from the coding sequence ATGGCCGCCACGCCCGAAGCCAAACGGGGACTCGGCATCGCCGACGCGATCGCGTCGGTCGGCGAGCGCGCGCTCGACGCGGTCGCCGAGATCGGCGCGATGACCCTCTTCTTCGGGCAGACCCTCACCTGGCTCTTCCGCCGGCCGCCCGGTCGGGCCCGGATGGTGGACAGCATGTACCGCATCGGCGTGCGGAGCCTGCCGGTGATCGCCCTCACGGGCGCGTTCATCGGCATGGTGCTCGCGGTGCAGTCGTACTACCAGTTCCGCGCGTTCGGCATGGAGTCGCGCCTCGGCGTGATGATCAACCTGTCGATGTTCCGCGAGCTCGGCCCGGTGCTCGCGGCCACGATGCTCGCGGGCCGGATCGGCAGCGCGATCGCCGCCGAGCTGGGCACGATGAAGGTGACCGAGCAGATCGACGCGCTCGCCTCGATGGGCGCCAGCCCGATCCAGCACCTGGTGCTGCCCCGGTTCCTCGCTTGCCTGACGATGATCCCACTGCTGACGATCGCCGCCATCGCGATGGGCGTGATCGGCGGGGCCTTTTATTGCATCTACGTCTTCGACGTGGACCCCTACTTCTATCTCGCCAACTCGCGCGACGGGACCAGCCCCTGGGACATCGCCTACGGCGTGATCAAGAGCTTCTTCTTCGGCGGGGCGATCGCCATCATCAGCTGCTATCGCGGTTTCCACTCCGGCGCGGGCGCCGAGGGCGTCGGCCGCGCGGCGACGGTCGCCTTCGTGCAGTCGTTCGTCATGATCCTGGTGCTCGACCTGGTGCTCAGCATCGCGCTCGACCGGTTCTACACGGCGGTTTGGCCGCAGGAGTGGCGCGTGTGA
- the gdhB_4 gene encoding Quinoprotein glucose dehydrogenase B precursor — MATLRRFPHAKRFYVEPLEDRRLLAAFDLLVFSETTGFRHSSIDEGIAAIQSLGLANDFSVTATEDSSVFASASIHDYEAVVFLNTTGTPLNSAEQAGLQDYIRAGGGFVGVHAAADTHKNWDWYVDLVGAAFQNHPAIQSASLLVADQLDPSTAHLNNRNTFADEWYNYDRNPRGEVHVLMTIDESSYSGGSMGYDHPIAWRHHFEGGRSWYTGLGHREPMYNDQRFLDHLLGGIEFAAGQTPQDGGGGVATNFEKTVLETEVNDPMSLEVAPDGTVFFVELDGRVRKIDPVTGVTSTIGVFSVDVGNEDGLLGLALDPNFATNGWMYFFYTPDEAVHVQRIARVTYDGSTLDRATDVTLLEVPSDENCCHTGGSLAFGPNGLLYASLGDDTNPFQSNGFGPIDEQPGREAFDAQRTSANADDLRGKILRIKPEADGSYSIPGGNLFPADGSQGRPEIYVMGSRNPFRIAIDQETGDLYWGDVGPDAGGDDPNRGPRGYDEINRARQAGNFGWPYVIADNQAYNDHDFATNVSGAPFDPDNLVNDSPNNTGPTALPDAEPAFIWYPYANSPDFPEFGSGSRAAMVGGVYQYDASLDSDRKLPEYYDGALFVYDWARGGVWEVRLDDVGEILKINPVFTDQTFTRPIEMEFGPDGAAYLIEWGTGFPGNNADAQIVRVDFTANLPQLVGDYNDDGVVNAADYTVWRDVERFEGDHPADGDNDGYVNDADYDYWRLNYGATVPAPGVAEAPVVVSHEAVDEAFDSPTLAPAIAFAQAPDAAGSQSRGVRPIDSSASLAELLLINDPAPRDEALAASDGESIPYGELAGSEPERFAGWSPFSAEFGRQRR; from the coding sequence ATGGCTACTCTCCGCCGCTTCCCGCACGCGAAACGCTTCTACGTAGAGCCCCTCGAAGACCGCCGGTTGTTGGCGGCGTTCGATTTGCTCGTCTTCTCGGAGACGACCGGCTTCCGTCACTCGTCGATCGATGAGGGCATCGCCGCGATCCAGTCGCTCGGCTTAGCCAACGACTTCTCCGTGACCGCCACGGAGGACTCGTCGGTGTTCGCCTCCGCCTCGATCCACGACTACGAGGCGGTCGTCTTTCTCAACACGACCGGCACGCCGCTCAATTCGGCGGAGCAAGCGGGGTTGCAGGACTACATCCGAGCGGGGGGCGGATTCGTCGGCGTCCACGCGGCGGCGGACACGCACAAGAACTGGGATTGGTACGTCGATCTGGTAGGCGCCGCGTTCCAAAACCACCCGGCCATCCAGAGCGCTTCGCTGCTCGTGGCGGACCAGCTCGACCCCTCGACCGCTCACCTCAACAATCGCAACACGTTCGCCGACGAGTGGTACAACTACGATCGCAACCCGCGCGGCGAGGTCCACGTGCTCATGACGATCGACGAGTCGAGCTACTCGGGCGGCAGCATGGGTTACGACCATCCCATCGCCTGGCGGCATCACTTCGAGGGGGGCCGCTCGTGGTACACCGGGCTCGGCCATCGGGAGCCGATGTACAACGACCAGCGGTTCCTGGACCACCTGCTCGGCGGCATCGAGTTCGCCGCGGGGCAGACGCCGCAGGACGGGGGCGGAGGGGTCGCGACCAATTTCGAGAAGACCGTCCTCGAGACGGAAGTCAACGACCCGATGAGCCTGGAGGTGGCGCCCGACGGGACTGTCTTCTTTGTCGAACTGGATGGTCGCGTCCGCAAGATCGATCCGGTGACCGGCGTGACCAGCACGATCGGCGTCTTCTCGGTCGATGTGGGCAACGAGGACGGCCTGCTCGGCCTCGCCCTCGATCCGAACTTCGCCACGAACGGCTGGATGTACTTCTTCTACACGCCCGACGAGGCGGTGCACGTCCAGAGGATCGCTCGGGTCACCTACGACGGCTCGACGCTCGACCGCGCGACCGACGTGACGCTGCTGGAGGTCCCCTCCGACGAGAACTGTTGTCACACGGGCGGCTCGCTCGCTTTCGGACCGAACGGTCTGCTCTACGCCTCGTTGGGGGACGACACGAACCCGTTCCAGTCGAACGGCTTCGGCCCCATCGACGAACAACCCGGCCGCGAGGCCTTCGACGCCCAACGCACCTCCGCCAACGCCGACGACCTCCGCGGGAAGATCCTCCGCATCAAGCCGGAGGCCGACGGCTCGTACTCCATCCCCGGCGGCAACCTGTTCCCCGCCGACGGCTCGCAGGGGCGGCCGGAGATCTACGTGATGGGCTCGCGGAACCCGTTCCGTATCGCCATCGATCAAGAGACCGGGGATTTGTATTGGGGCGATGTCGGCCCCGACGCGGGGGGCGACGATCCGAACCGCGGCCCCCGCGGCTACGACGAGATCAACCGCGCCCGGCAGGCCGGCAACTTCGGCTGGCCCTACGTCATCGCCGACAACCAGGCCTACAACGACCACGACTTCGCCACGAACGTCTCCGGCGCCCCGTTCGACCCGGACAACTTGGTGAACGACTCGCCCAACAACACGGGCCCAACGGCGCTGCCCGACGCCGAGCCGGCGTTCATCTGGTACCCCTACGCCAACTCGCCCGATTTCCCCGAGTTCGGCAGCGGCAGCCGCGCCGCGATGGTGGGCGGGGTCTACCAGTACGACGCTTCCCTCGATTCGGACCGCAAGCTCCCCGAGTACTACGACGGCGCGCTGTTCGTTTACGACTGGGCACGCGGCGGGGTGTGGGAGGTCCGGCTCGACGATGTGGGCGAGATCCTCAAGATCAACCCGGTCTTCACCGACCAGACGTTCACGCGCCCGATCGAGATGGAGTTCGGCCCCGACGGCGCCGCCTACCTGATCGAGTGGGGGACGGGTTTCCCCGGCAACAACGCGGACGCCCAGATCGTCCGCGTCGACTTCACCGCTAACCTGCCCCAACTCGTCGGCGACTACAACGACGATGGCGTCGTCAACGCGGCGGACTACACCGTCTGGCGTGATGTCGAGCGCTTCGAGGGCGACCACCCGGCCGACGGTGATAACGACGGCTACGTGAATGATGCCGACTACGACTACTGGCGGCTGAACTACGGGGCGACCGTCCCGGCGCCCGGCGTTGCGGAAGCCCCGGTCGTTGTCTCCCACGAGGCAGTGGACGAAGCGTTCGACTCGCCGACGCTCGCGCCCGCGATCGCCTTCGCCCAAGCCCCCGATGCGGCGGGATCTCAAAGCCGAGGCGTCCGACCGATCGATTCGTCGGCCAGCCTTGCCGAGCTGTTGCTAATCAACGACCCGGCGCCGCGCGACGAGGCCCTCGCCGCGTCGGATGGGGAGTCGATACCGTACGGCGAGTTGGCTGGATCCGAGCCGGAACGTTTCGCTGGGTGGAGCCCTTTCTCTGCTGAGTTTGGTCGCCAGCGACGCTAG